Genomic segment of Paenibacillus sp. FSL R5-0623:
ATGTTCAACGACAGCAAACATCCAGAGGAAACGAAGAAACTGTTGAAGTATTTTGCCAGTGAGCAGGGGATTCAGGCGACAGCCACCTACTTTGTACCTCCGCGTACCTCTGTTCTGAACTCAGATGCATTCATTCTTCAGCCGAATAACCCGAGCAAAGAGCATATCGTGCAGGCCGTCATTGATGAAATGCCAAAAGCGCGCTTAATTCCCGGTCATATCCGTTGGCAGGATATCGACAATGCGGTATTGCAGGGATTTGACCGACTGTTTGCAAAGACAGCGACAGCTGAGGATAACCTGAAACAAATGCAGGAAGAGATCCAAAGTGTGTTGCAACCCTAAATCATTCAATCGAAACCGGAGGTGAGAACGATGGGCAAATTCAAAGAGTTACTTGAGCGGAAACCGCTGTCGCTGGTGGTCAGCCTGCCTGAGAATGATATTGCTTTGGCTCGGGCAGCCATGGAAGAGGGCGCTGATGCACTGAAGGTGCATTATAATGTCGGTCATCGCGCCAGCGGGAATCATTTTGGTCCATTAGACATGTATGCCGAGGTGTTTCGGGCGATCCGCAGTGAGTTTGGTGGTCCGCTTGGGGTCGTACCTTCTGGCAGTATTGATGGGGCACAAAGGGAGGATGTGGAGCGTCTTGGGGGGCTGGGTTTTGATTTTTATTCCATCTATGCACATCACTTGCCATCCTTCATGTTGAATGACTTGGGGCTGGACCCAACGTTTGCGATCAATGAAGAATATGATGCTTCCCTCGTAACATCGGCAGCGCACTTCGGCTTCACCGCTCTGGAGGCATCCATTGTACCTGGAAAAGAATATGGTACACCGCTAAGCTTCGCGGATGTACTCAAGTATCGCCGTCTGGTCTTGCAAGCCCAGGTTCCGGTATTGGTTCCTTCCCAGCGAAAGCTGGTGCCGGAGGATGTTCGGGTGCTGCGCGATACCGGGGTAAAGGCAATTATGCTTGGGGCGGTCGTGACAGGCAACACGGAGGAGCAGCTGCGAAGGGCTGTGAACGGGTTCCGCAATGCGGTGGACAGTCTGAGCTGTCCGGACTAATCAGGGAAAGTCACGTGTATCATGGGGGACACCCTATGTTAGCATCCAGTCGTTCTAACGAATCGAGGACATGTTATTCGCGCCCATTTGTACAGAACTGAAGTTTAAGGAATCGGAGAGACGTTATTTCGTCCATTTGGTCGATTTTTAAGGTTCTGGCGACATTTTATGGAGAAATAACATGACTGAGATTCGTTACCCGGTGCATTCTTTAAACTCTGCCTTATAAGATGCGGTAGATTCATTAGCGCATGGAGCGAGGGGATCAATCCTTTTGAATCAGCCCCTTATACAGAATCGTAGCAGAGTTTAGCTTCGGAGGAAATTGGATTAAAAGGGGGAGGCCTGATTGACCCATTCACGCAAGCGCAAAAGAGGGGGGCCACTCGCCAGAGAGGCCCAGATCGCAGGTTGGCTGTTTGTATCGCCGATGGTGCTTGGGTTTACCCTGCTGCTGTTATTTCCCATGGGTCTCGCGTTATACATGAGCCTGACCGATTGGCCGCTGCTGGGGGAGCATCATTTTATTGGACTGGAGAATTACCGAAATATTATGACAGATGCCATGTTCTGGAAGGTGCTCGCCAATACGGTTTATTTCACAGCGGGGCTGGTGCCTCTTAATATTGTGCTTGCCCTGCTGCTCGCGTTGCTGCTATCCAGAAATCTGCGGGGCATCGGAATTTTCCGAACAGCGATCTTTGTTCCGGTCATGACCTCGCTGATCGTATGGGCCATCGTGTGGAAGCTGATGTATGCGACAGAGTCGGGATTGATTAATCAGCTTCTGTTGATGGCGGGCATCAAGGGTCCGGCCTGGCTGTACAATGAAGATTTGGCAATGCCGGCGGTGATTGTGACAAGTGTGCTGAAAAATGTCGGTCTGAATATGGTGCTGTTCATTGCAGCCATTCAGCAGGTGCCGCGTTCACTGTACGAAGCAGCAACATTGGACGGTGCGGGCAGAAGAGGAACCTTCTTTCACGTCACGTTGCCTATGATCACACCAACGGTGTTTTTGACTGTGGTCATGACCGTGATTGGTTCACTCAAAGTATTCGGGCAGATCTATGTGATGACACAGGGCGGGCCGAGCAACAGCACCAAGGTATTGGTTTATTATATCTGGGAAAAAGCATTCAAACTATTTCAGTTTGGCTATGCTTCTGCTCTCGCATATGTACTGTTCTTGATCGTGCTAATTCTGACGCTGCTGCAATGGCAGCTCCGAAAGAGGTGGGTATTCAATGAAGGCGATGCCTAGTCCTTCGGGGCGGAAGATAGGAAGTACTCTGGGGACGTATTTGCTGCTGACCCTGATTTCGCTCATTATGATTATGCCATTTATCTGGATGATATCGACATCATTTAAGGAACCCCAGAGCATATTCACCTATCCACCGCAGTGGATACCGGAACCATTCCGATTTCAGAACTACATCGATGTCTTTCGATTGATTCCGTTTCACCGTTTTTATTGGAACAGTATCTACATTTCTGCGTTGGTTGTGCTGGGAACAGTATTCTTTGCTTCCCTCGCTGGGTACGCATTCGCCAAAATTCCGTTTAAAGGACGTAATGTGGTATTTCTCATCCTGCTGAGTGCGATGATGATTCCCCATGAGGTAACGGCGATACCGATGTTTCTGTTCATGCGGCAGCTGGGGTGGATTGATACCCATCTTCCGCTGATATTATTGCCGATCTTTGGCGCGGGTGGTGTGTTTGGCATCTTTGTGATGCGGCAGTTCTTCATTACGGTGCCAACGGAGCTGGAGGAAGCGGCGATGATTGACGGCTGTAACCGATTCCGGATATATGCGCGAATTATGCTGCCCATTGCCAAGCCGGGTATGGCTACGCTGACGATCTTTACGTTTGTGACCATCTGGAATGAGTTTTTTGATCCGTTGATCTTCATTAACTCGCGTGATCTAATGACGCTGCCGCTTGGATTATCCCTGTTTACAGATGAAGTGGGTACAGCCTGGCAATATCTGATGAGCGCCACCGTCATGGCAACCTTGCCACTGTTAATTGTTTTTTTCCTGGCACAACGGCGCTTCATTGAGGGGGTTGCCATGACGGGACTGAAAGAGTAAGCCATGAAATACGTGCAAAGGCGAGCAATACGTGCAATAGAACGGAAGGAGGGACAACATTTGCGTGAACGGATGAGCATGGAAAAGGAAGAGGCAGATGTCGTTATTGTGGGCGGAGGTCCAGCTGGTATAGCGGCAGCCATTGCGGCTGGACGACAGGGTGTCCGCACAGTGCTGGTGGAGCGATACGGATTCGTGGGTGGGATGTCCACTGCCGCTATGGTCTATCCCTGGATGACTTTCCATACGGAACATGGTGAGCAGGTCATTAAAGGTATTGCGCAGGAGATTGTGGATCGTTTGCAGATGCGTGGCGGCTCCCCGGGGCATTTGCGTGATACGGTTGGATTTGTGCACAGTGTCACACCGTACCATCCAGCCATCTTTCAGGTGGTTGCGGCAGAGATGTTGCAGGAGGCTGGTGTCCGGCTGTTATTGCACAGCTTCGTGGATGAAGTGGTCGTTGGGGATGATCGGGTGGAAGCGGTGCGAGTGACAAACAAGTCTGGAAGAATGGAGTTTCAGGCGAACGTATTTGTGGATGCAAGCGGGGATGCGGATCTGGCTTATCTTGCGGGTGCTTCTGTGGCAAAAGGACGAGACGGGGATCATCGGTCGCAGCCGATGACCATGAAATTTCGTATGCGTGGTGTGGATCTTGGACGAGTAAAACAATACATGCAGGAGCATCCGGAGGATTTCTATGTGAAAACCCCCTTTGCTGAACTGGACAGCATCCCGTTAACCGGCGTGAGCGGCTTCTACTCCCAGTGGAAAAAAGCAGGTGTGCCAATTAATCGCGATCAGGTATTGTTTTTTACCGGACCGGCAGAGGATGAAGTGCTGATTAATTGTACCCGGGTGCAGGGACTTGATGCGACAGATGCCGAGGATCTGACCTCTGCGGAACAGGAAGGCCGGAAGCAGGTGCTGATGATTGCTGAGTTTTTGCAACATGATGTGCCTGGATTCGAACGGGCTTCGATCTCGGCGGTAGCGCCGCAGATTGGTATCCGTGAATCCAGGCGGATCATTGGGCAGTATGCATTGACACAAGCGGATGTGGTTGCAGGACGGAAATTTGACGATGTAATTGCCAGAAGTGGTTATCCGATTGATATTCATGATCCTTCGGGTCAAGGCGTTGTGGCTGCCTTTATAGAAGGAGATGGGGCGTACGATATTCCGTATCGCTGTCTGATCTCTCGCAATATCCGCAATCTGCTGGCGGCAGGACGCTGCATCTCCACCACACATGAGGCGCATGCAACGACAAGGTTGACTCCAAGCTGTATGGCTACCGGAGAGGCGGCAGGGACAGCGGCTGCACTAACAGTGAAGATGAAGCTGGACCCGGTGGAACTGCCGATCGTGTTGCTACAGGCGGAATTACGTCACAACGGAGCGGCGATCTAGCGGATGAGCTGATTGTGGGCGAATCATTAGTAGTGGAAGTGGGTGTTTATTTAATTCGCGGTGGCGTAATGGAAAATGTAACGAATCTCAGTGAAGCTATTCTGCTCAAAACCCTGAAATAGGGGGGGGAGCGGGGTGAATCGGAAGAATAGAGCGTCTACGATTCGATAGATTAGAAACTATCCCAAAAATGGCTAAATAAGCTTCCCTCAGTTCGCTAGAAATTGGTGGGAAGCTCGTGAATTGATGAGCATAATTGTAGCCCCAAAGACTCCAAATCCACTGCATAGGTGGATCTAGAGTCTTTGGGGCGCTCTCATTCTTATCATCCATTTGGTTCTTTCCTTCATGTTCCTTCATGTTTCGTATTCCTTCATGCCTTATTCCCTCCGATTATCAATTCATCCGTGCCTCAAGTCGCCTTGCGACAATGGACAGCGCGTAGTTGATGGCAAAATACAATACGGCTGCGAGCAGCAGGGCCGGGATAATGTAATCGAAACTTTGACCGCCAAGGATCTGCACGTTGTGCATCAGCTCTGGCAGAGAGATGATGATCGCCAGTGAAGTATCCTTCAGGAGTGAGATGAACTGGCTGACCATCGGCGGGGACATGCGGCGTAGCGCCTGTGGCATGATGATGCCACCGAGGGTCTGCATGTAGCTGAGGCCCGAGGAACGGGCAGCTTCCACCTGACCGCGCTCAACGGACTTCAGACCGCTACGGACGATCTCGGCAATCATCGCGCCTTCAAACAGACTCAGTCCAACGACCGTGGACCAGAAGACGGACATTTTAATCCCGAGCTGCGGAAGTACCATGTGGATGAAGAAAATGATGAGCAACAGCGGCAGATTCCGGATCGTATCCACGATCACTGCCATGATCTGTGACAGAACAGGGATACGGGTAAATCGGATCGTACCCAGCACAGTGCCGAGCACAAAGCTGAATATAATGGATAGCCCTGCTACCTGCAGGGTAATCAGGAATCCTTGAAGCAGGAAACGAAGGTTGGGCCACGCATAGGCCCCGCTAAAGTCCATATTTTATTAGCCTCCTTCTGTATGCAGGAATGGAATATCGAAGATCAATAGATGGGGCATGGACAAGTCAATATATCTCCCTAAGAAACTACGCCAAGTACAAGTCGATCTGTTACATGGTGACCTGACCTGCCGGTTTGTTCTTTTTCGGTTTGCCTTTGGTGCTGCGCGCTTCTGCATCGCTCTGTCCAAACCTGCGCTCCATATAATGCACCAGGAAGCTGAGTGGTAGTGTCAGCACCAGATAGAACAGCGCAACAATGGTGTACACACTTAGCGGCTGGAATGTATCCGAGTTAACCAGGTCGGCAAAATACATAAGATCCATACCGGCGACAACGGCAAGAATGGATGAGTTTTTGACCAAATTGATGAACTGGTTGCCGATGGACGGCAGTACAATCTTGATGGCCTGGGGCAGAATGATCAGGTTCATGGCCTGTACATAGGACAAGCCGGAGGATCTTGCTGCTTCCAGTTGTCCACGCGGCACCGTCTGAATGCCCGCTCGGATCGCTTCGGCAATGAAAGCGGCGGTGTAGATGGTCAGACCCAGAGTGCCGGAGACAAACCCATCCAGCGAGATGCCTAGTGCAGGCAGTCCAAGATAGAAGAAAAACACAACCAACAGCAATGGGATGTTTCGGATAAATTCCACAAAAGCCGTGCCAATCCAGTTCAGCGGTTTCACAGGGGATATCCGAAAGATAGCCAGGATCGCGCCAAGGATAAAGCTGCCAATGAGAGCCAAAATGCTCACTTGAATGGTATTCAGGAACCCTTCCAGAAAACGATCCGA
This window contains:
- a CDS encoding amino acid ABC transporter permease, with product MGTLDFSVLMRHSDRFLEGFLNTIQVSILALIGSFILGAILAIFRISPVKPLNWIGTAFVEFIRNIPLLLVVFFFYLGLPALGISLDGFVSGTLGLTIYTAAFIAEAIRAGIQTVPRGQLEAARSSGLSYVQAMNLIILPQAIKIVLPSIGNQFINLVKNSSILAVVAGMDLMYFADLVNSDTFQPLSVYTIVALFYLVLTLPLSFLVHYMERRFGQSDAEARSTKGKPKKNKPAGQVTM
- a CDS encoding amino acid ABC transporter permease, which produces MDFSGAYAWPNLRFLLQGFLITLQVAGLSIIFSFVLGTVLGTIRFTRIPVLSQIMAVIVDTIRNLPLLLIIFFIHMVLPQLGIKMSVFWSTVVGLSLFEGAMIAEIVRSGLKSVERGQVEAARSSGLSYMQTLGGIIMPQALRRMSPPMVSQFISLLKDTSLAIIISLPELMHNVQILGGQSFDYIIPALLLAAVLYFAINYALSIVARRLEARMN
- a CDS encoding sugar ABC transporter permease, with translation MTHSRKRKRGGPLAREAQIAGWLFVSPMVLGFTLLLLFPMGLALYMSLTDWPLLGEHHFIGLENYRNIMTDAMFWKVLANTVYFTAGLVPLNIVLALLLALLLSRNLRGIGIFRTAIFVPVMTSLIVWAIVWKLMYATESGLINQLLLMAGIKGPAWLYNEDLAMPAVIVTSVLKNVGLNMVLFIAAIQQVPRSLYEAATLDGAGRRGTFFHVTLPMITPTVFLTVVMTVIGSLKVFGQIYVMTQGGPSNSTKVLVYYIWEKAFKLFQFGYASALAYVLFLIVLILTLLQWQLRKRWVFNEGDA
- a CDS encoding FAD-dependent oxidoreductase; its protein translation is MEKEEADVVIVGGGPAGIAAAIAAGRQGVRTVLVERYGFVGGMSTAAMVYPWMTFHTEHGEQVIKGIAQEIVDRLQMRGGSPGHLRDTVGFVHSVTPYHPAIFQVVAAEMLQEAGVRLLLHSFVDEVVVGDDRVEAVRVTNKSGRMEFQANVFVDASGDADLAYLAGASVAKGRDGDHRSQPMTMKFRMRGVDLGRVKQYMQEHPEDFYVKTPFAELDSIPLTGVSGFYSQWKKAGVPINRDQVLFFTGPAEDEVLINCTRVQGLDATDAEDLTSAEQEGRKQVLMIAEFLQHDVPGFERASISAVAPQIGIRESRRIIGQYALTQADVVAGRKFDDVIARSGYPIDIHDPSGQGVVAAFIEGDGAYDIPYRCLISRNIRNLLAAGRCISTTHEAHATTRLTPSCMATGEAAGTAAALTVKMKLDPVELPIVLLQAELRHNGAAI
- a CDS encoding carbohydrate ABC transporter permease: MKAMPSPSGRKIGSTLGTYLLLTLISLIMIMPFIWMISTSFKEPQSIFTYPPQWIPEPFRFQNYIDVFRLIPFHRFYWNSIYISALVVLGTVFFASLAGYAFAKIPFKGRNVVFLILLSAMMIPHEVTAIPMFLFMRQLGWIDTHLPLILLPIFGAGGVFGIFVMRQFFITVPTELEEAAMIDGCNRFRIYARIMLPIAKPGMATLTIFTFVTIWNEFFDPLIFINSRDLMTLPLGLSLFTDEVGTAWQYLMSATVMATLPLLIVFFLAQRRFIEGVAMTGLKE